In Mixophyes fleayi isolate aMixFle1 chromosome 11, aMixFle1.hap1, whole genome shotgun sequence, one DNA window encodes the following:
- the LOC142107787 gene encoding nicotinamide N-methyltransferase-like isoform X1: protein MDSTCRKFYHVDDFDSRGFLDTYFSDKPEMVFENDMLKSPLEELHHIFKAGHIKGETVIDISIGPLVYHLYSACEFFKHIYILRFTDKCVMELNRWLNTCTGAFQWNHTSTYVTALEGNSDQCEDKEMRLKTAIKQIVKCDIKKENITDLVVLPQADCVITVGILDLSSKDQDDCIRNLRKIDKMIKPGGHLILVGLLNATYFMIGQDRFHVLKYDENDIRKVVTEEGFIIDHCNVLKRKAVSDLIDYEAVIVLTAHREK, encoded by the exons ATGGACTCTACCTGCCGTAAGTTCTATCATGTGGACGACTTTGATTCTAGAGGATTTCTAGATACTTATTTTTCAGATAAACCAGAAATGGTCTTTGAAAATGACATGTTGAAATCTCCCTTGGAGGAACTTCACCACATCTTCAAAGCAG GTCATATTAAGGGGGAAACTGTCATTGACATCAGTATTGGTCCTTTGGTTTACCATCTCTATTCAGCCTGTGAATTTTTCAAACACATCTATATACTGAGGTTTACTGACAAATGTGTCATGGAACTGAACCGATGGCTGAACACATGTACAGGAGCGTTTCAGTGGAATCACACATCAACATATGTTACAGCATTAGAAGGAAACAG TGACCAATGTGAGGACAAAGAAATGAGGTTGAAGACAGCAATAAAGCAGATTGTGAAATGTGACATTAAGAAGGAAAATATCACAGACCTGGTGGTGCTACCACAAGCCGACTGTGTAATCACTGTGGGGATACTAGATTTAAGCAGTAAAGACCAAGATGATTGCATCAGAAATCTGAGGAAAATTGATAAGATGATAAAACCTGGAGGACACCTGATATTAGTTGGGCTTTTAAATGCAACTTATTTCATGATTGGGCAGGACAGGttccatgttttaaaatatgaTGAGAACGATATAAGAAAAGTTGTCACTGAAGAAGGGTTTATTATTGATCACTGTAACGTTCTCAAAAGAAAGGCAGTGAGTGATCTTATTGACTATGAGGCGGTTATAGTCCTCACAGCTCACAGGGAGAAGTAA
- the LOC142107787 gene encoding nicotinamide N-methyltransferase-like isoform X2, whose amino-acid sequence MDSTCRHIKGETVIDISIGPLVYHLYSACEFFKHIYILRFTDKCVMELNRWLNTCTGAFQWNHTSTYVTALEGNSDQCEDKEMRLKTAIKQIVKCDIKKENITDLVVLPQADCVITVGILDLSSKDQDDCIRNLRKIDKMIKPGGHLILVGLLNATYFMIGQDRFHVLKYDENDIRKVVTEEGFIIDHCNVLKRKAVSDLIDYEAVIVLTAHREK is encoded by the exons ATGGACTCTACCTGCC GTCATATTAAGGGGGAAACTGTCATTGACATCAGTATTGGTCCTTTGGTTTACCATCTCTATTCAGCCTGTGAATTTTTCAAACACATCTATATACTGAGGTTTACTGACAAATGTGTCATGGAACTGAACCGATGGCTGAACACATGTACAGGAGCGTTTCAGTGGAATCACACATCAACATATGTTACAGCATTAGAAGGAAACAG TGACCAATGTGAGGACAAAGAAATGAGGTTGAAGACAGCAATAAAGCAGATTGTGAAATGTGACATTAAGAAGGAAAATATCACAGACCTGGTGGTGCTACCACAAGCCGACTGTGTAATCACTGTGGGGATACTAGATTTAAGCAGTAAAGACCAAGATGATTGCATCAGAAATCTGAGGAAAATTGATAAGATGATAAAACCTGGAGGACACCTGATATTAGTTGGGCTTTTAAATGCAACTTATTTCATGATTGGGCAGGACAGGttccatgttttaaaatatgaTGAGAACGATATAAGAAAAGTTGTCACTGAAGAAGGGTTTATTATTGATCACTGTAACGTTCTCAAAAGAAAGGCAGTGAGTGATCTTATTGACTATGAGGCGGTTATAGTCCTCACAGCTCACAGGGAGAAGTAA